DNA sequence from the Nesterenkonia lutea genome:
TGGAGCGGCTGCGCGCGGTGGCGGCGAACAACGAGCTCGGCGCCGGTCTGCAGCTGGCCATGAAGGACCTGGAGATCCGCGGGGCCGGCAACATGCTCGGCGGGGAGCAGTCTGGGCACATCGCCGGGGTCGGCTTCGACCTCTACCTGCGCCTGGTCGGTGAGGCCGTGGCCGACTACCGCGGAGACGAGGAGGAGACCTTCACCGAGGTCAAAATCGAGCTGCCCATCAACGCCCACCTGCCCCACGACTACGTCCCCGGTGAGCGGCTGCGTCTGGAGGGCTACCGCAAGCTGGCCGCGGCTGACACCGAGGAGAAGATCGCCGAGGTCGTCACCGAGTGGCAGGACCGCTACGGCGACCTGCCCGAGCCGGTCACCAACATCGTGGAGGTGGCCCGCTTCCGCAACCGTGCCCGCGGAGCCGGCATCCACGACGTCGGCACCCAGGGCCCCTTCATCCGGTTCGGGCCGGTGGTGGAGCTGGCCGAGTCCAAGCAGATGCGCATGGAGCGGATGTATCCAGGAAGCCAGCACAAGGCCTCGATGAAGCAGGTGCTGATCCCCAAGCCCAAGACCAGCGGGATCACCGGGGTGGAGCTCACCGACGGGGAGCTGCTGAGCTGGCTGAATCAGGTCTTCGAGGCGATCTTCCCGCCGCTCTGATCCGCCCCCGGGTCAGTCCCCGGACGCGGGGTCGCCGGCCGGGTGATCCCGTTCAGCGGCAGCGCCAGCGGCGTGCGGTTCACCAGCACGCCGATGCTCCAGCAGAGCAGCAGGGTCACCGCCGTGCGCAGCGGCGGGTTCTCCAGCTCGACGAGGCGCAGCAGCAGGTAGAGCACGATCGGGTGCAGGAACACGACCAGGGTCGCGGTGCGCACCAGTTCCGCGATGACGACGCCGACGCCGCGACTCCACCGCGAGGGCTCCCTCGGCAAGGAGACATCGCCGAGGCGGCCGGGCTGCTCCGGGTGCCCGAGCTGTTCAGAGCGGCCGGGCTGTTCAGAGCGGCCGGGGCGGGCCCCGCCCAGCAGGACATGGACCACCGTGGAGAAGAGCAGCACCAGCCCGATGCTGATCAGCAGCGCCAGCGCGGGGGAGAGCAGGTATGTCCCGAAGCCTGACCACTTGATGTTCATCGGCTTCGCCCCGGCGATCACGCCGCCGAATCCGAGGATCAGGCAGAGAAGCCCGAGCAGCGGCTTCGCCGGCAGCGAATGGCCCCGCGGTGTGCGCATGAACCGTCCGAACCAATGTCCGGCGAACATGAACGCCATGCAGGCAGGTGCCAGACCGATGCCCAGCGGGGTGTACGCCATCGCGGAGTCCGGCAGCTGAGCCAGCGTCAGTCCAGCCAGGCTGACCAGCACGCCCGTCCACCAGGGGAGGGCGAGCACCGCACGCAGCAGCAGCGCCGCGAAGAACAGCACGGAGATGAACCAGAAGGCCAGGAAGGGCATGTCTGTCCGGGCCCCGCCGATCACCGCCCCGGTGACGGTGCCCGGCTCGAAGGGCCACCGGCTGTGCTCCATCGCGATCACCGCAGCGCTGAGCAGCAGCAGCCAGACCAGGTAGGGCAGCGCGAGGCTGCGGGTGCGGATCTTCAGCTCCCCGGTGAACGTGCGCGAGGTGGAGAAGAAGAAGCCGGCGAGGAAGAAGAACAGCGGCATCCGCCAGATCTGCAGGTACGCCTCACCGGGCATGCCCGGCCAGGCGTGTCCGATGACCACAGCGGCCACCGAGATCACGCGCAGCAGATCGATGCCGCGGTTCCGGCCGCGGGGGGCAGAGACGGCCGGAGTGGGCATGAGAGTCAGGTCAGTCCCCGAACGACGGCGGACCTCAGCGGACGTGCGGCTCCGCCGCCGACTCGCGGGACGAGGTGGCGCGGGAGGCCATGGCGTCCAGCGGCTCACCGTGCTCGCCGTGGAGGTCCTGCTGCGCCAGGGAGTCCGAGCGACCGATGATCTCCTTGGAGACCAGGAAGGCGCCGCAGTAGAGCACGATGAAGGTCAGTCCGGGAAC
Encoded proteins:
- a CDS encoding acyltransferase family protein — protein: MPTPAVSAPRGRNRGIDLLRVISVAAVVIGHAWPGMPGEAYLQIWRMPLFFFLAGFFFSTSRTFTGELKIRTRSLALPYLVWLLLLSAAVIAMEHSRWPFEPGTVTGAVIGGARTDMPFLAFWFISVLFFAALLLRAVLALPWWTGVLVSLAGLTLAQLPDSAMAYTPLGIGLAPACMAFMFAGHWFGRFMRTPRGHSLPAKPLLGLLCLILGFGGVIAGAKPMNIKWSGFGTYLLSPALALLISIGLVLLFSTVVHVLLGGARPGRSEQPGRSEQLGHPEQPGRLGDVSLPREPSRWSRGVGVVIAELVRTATLVVFLHPIVLYLLLRLVELENPPLRTAVTLLLCWSIGVLVNRTPLALPLNGITRPATPRPGTDPGADQSGGKIASKT